TCCACGAGGTGGAGTCGCCGCCGCGGCGGCTGACGGCGGCGATCGTCTCGCGCGTCAAGCTCATGGCGAAAATGAACATCGCCGAGCGCCGGCTGCCGCAGGACGGGCGGATCCGCGTCCGCGTCGGCGAGCGCGGCATCGACATCCGCGTCTCCACGGTGCCGACGGTCTTCGGCGAGAGCCTCGTGCTGCGGCTGCTCGACCGCTCGCGCGTGTTCCTCGACCTGGCGACGCTCGGCTTCGTGGGGCGGGAGCTGGCGGCCTTCGAGAAGCTCATCACCCGCCCCTACGGCATGCTCCTGGTCACGGGCCCGACCGGCAGCGGCAAGACGACGACCCTCTACGCGGTCCTCGACCGGCTCAATTCGCCGGAGAAGAAGATCGTCACGATCGAGGACCCCGTCGAGTACCAGCTCGCGGGCGTCAACCAGATCCAGGTCATGCCCAAGATCGGCCTCACCTTCGCCTCCGGGCTGCGCTCGATCGTGCGCCAGGACCCGGACGTCATCCTCGTCGGCGAGATCCGCGACCGCGAGACCGCGGACATCGCCATCCAGTCGGCGCTCACCGGCCACCTCGTCTTCTCGACGGTGCACACCAACGACGCGGCGGGGGCCGTGACCCGCCTCGAGGACATGGGCGTCGAGAGCTTCCTCATCGCCTCCGCCGTGATCGGGATCATCGCGCAGCGGCTCGTGCGCCGCATCTGCCCCGAGTGCTCGACCCCCGCGCCGCCGGACCCCGCGCTGCTGCGCTCGCTCGGCGCCGACCCCGGCGCGCCGGCCGACTACCGCGCCGGCAGGGGCTGCGAGAGCTGCAACGGCACCGGCTTCCGCGGGCGGCTCGGGATCTTCGAGCTGCTGCCGCTCGACGACACGATCCGCGGCCTGGTGCTCTCGCACGCCAGCGCGGGCGCGATCCGCGAGGCGGCGATGCGCACCGGCATGCGCACGATGCGCGGCGACGGTCTGGAGAAGGCGGCGCGCGGCGTGACGACCGTCGCCGAGGTCCTGCGCGTGACGCAGGAGGAATAGCCCTGCCGACCTTCGCCTACCGTGCCACCGACCGCGAGGGCAAGACCGTCGACGGCCGCATCGAGGCCGCGGACGCCGCCAGCGTCGCCGGGCGCCTGCAGGAGCTGGGCTTCTACCCGCTCGCCGTGCGGCCGGCCGCGGCCGACGCCGAGCCGGCGGCCGGGCTCCCGCGCCTGGGCCGCGGCGGCGGGGGGGGGCGGCGGCTCGCGGAGTTCTCCCGCCAGCTCGCGGTGCTGCTCGAGGCCGGGATCCCCCTCGACCACGCGCTCGGCATCGCGGGCGAGGTCGCCGACGCTCCGGAGTTCCGGGGCATCATCGCGCGGGTCCGCCGCTCGGTCGAGGAGGGCGCCTCGTTCGCCGACGCGCTGGCGCGCCACCCGCGCACCTTCAACGAGCTGTACGTGAGCATGGTGCGCGCGGGCGAGGCCGGCGGCGCGCTCGACCAGATCCTCAAGCGGCTGGCCGAGTTCCTCGAGGAGTGGCAGCGCATCCGCGACGTCGTCGTCTCGGCGCTGCTCTATCCGGCGTTCCTGAGCGCGTTCGCGGTCGGGGCGGTCACGCTCCTGATCGTCGTCGTCGTGCCGCGGTTCGCCGGCGTCTTCGGGGACCTGGGCAGCAAGCTGCCGGCGCCGACGCGGCTGCTGCTGGCCGTGAGCGATTTCGTGCGCAGCGCCTGGTGGGTCATCGGCGCCGCGCTGGTGGCGCTCGGGGGCGCGCTGAGCGCCGCGGCGCGCACGCCGCGCTGGCGCGCCTGGTGGGACCGCGCCGTGCTCGGCCTGCCGCTGGCCGGGGACCTGGCGGTGAAGGTCCAGGTCTCGCGCTTCGCGCGCGTCTTCGGCACGCTGATCGCCAGCGGCGTGCCGATCCTGCGCGCGCTGGAGATCGTCACGGGGACGCTGAACAACTCGGTGTTCGCCGCCTCGCTCGCCCGCGTGCAGAGCGGCCTCAAGGAGGGGCAGGGCGTCGCCGAGCCGCTGCGGCGCGCCGGGGTGTTCCCGCCGCTGTTCCTGCACATGGTCGCCGTCGGCGAGGAGACCGGGCGCCTCGAGGAGATGATGCTCACCGTGGCCTCCAGCTACGACCGGGACGTCGAGACCTCGGCGCGCCGGTT
This window of the bacterium genome carries:
- the gspE gene encoding type II secretion system ATPase GspE — protein: MANEPAATDTGGGATTQREGGRELAARLGLPYLEAGGYPETPWAGTGLSVKFLRRYRCLPLAVEAGRLRVAMADPADTATLEAIRAWTGLEAEPAVGEEADILEAVERLYGSGSTTVQKIIEDMGSGDVEILSGEAEEDAEHLRDLASEAPVIRLVNLIITRAAEAGASDIHFEPFEDRLIVRSRVDGVLHEVESPPRRLTAAIVSRVKLMAKMNIAERRLPQDGRIRVRVGERGIDIRVSTVPTVFGESLVLRLLDRSRVFLDLATLGFVGRELAAFEKLITRPYGMLLVTGPTGSGKTTTLYAVLDRLNSPEKKIVTIEDPVEYQLAGVNQIQVMPKIGLTFASGLRSIVRQDPDVILVGEIRDRETADIAIQSALTGHLVFSTVHTNDAAGAVTRLEDMGVESFLIASAVIGIIAQRLVRRICPECSTPAPPDPALLRSLGADPGAPADYRAGRGCESCNGTGFRGRLGIFELLPLDDTIRGLVLSHASAGAIREAAMRTGMRTMRGDGLEKAARGVTTVAEVLRVTQEE
- a CDS encoding type II secretion system F family protein, whose protein sequence is MRPAAADAEPAAGLPRLGRGGGGGRRLAEFSRQLAVLLEAGIPLDHALGIAGEVADAPEFRGIIARVRRSVEEGASFADALARHPRTFNELYVSMVRAGEAGGALDQILKRLAEFLEEWQRIRDVVVSALLYPAFLSAFAVGAVTLLIVVVVPRFAGVFGDLGSKLPAPTRLLLAVSDFVRSAWWVIGAALVALGGALSAAARTPRWRAWWDRAVLGLPLAGDLAVKVQVSRFARVFGTLIASGVPILRALEIVTGTLNNSVFAASLARVQSGLKEGQGVAEPLRRAGVFPPLFLHMVAVGEETGRLEEMMLTVASSYDRDVETSARRLLSLLEPVIILLMGVVIGAIILSILWAIFSVNQLAL